A genomic window from Syntrophorhabdaceae bacterium includes:
- the radA gene encoding DNA repair protein RadA, with protein sequence MAKKVVFVCDACGYETFKWMGKCPKCGGWDTIREYKVDKAIESQAKRSPVIVSDDEIAEERVILGIDEMDRVLGGGLTVGSSILLGGDPGIGKTTLCFEIAARMVELGLNVLYVSGEESLKQLASRRKRLNLGGNFPILATNQLDDIIEAVSGTAYHLVIIDSIQSTYNSSLPMLPGNVSQIKDVSSKLTMAMKSMDTTLIFIGHVTKEGAIAGPKILEHMVDTVLYFEGDKMLPYRMLRAMKNRYGPVDEVGIFQMKKEGLISVENPSQFFVSERGDIGSGSTLFPYITGSRPIILEVQAVTPKTNFSIPKRLSLGYDVNRLFILIAVIEKAIGKPFFDRDVYVNVTGGMKVNEPAVDLSVAASILSSFKDVAIGQDTALFGEVGLTGEIRKIVYMDMRIRECERLGIKRVFCPKGVEKVSGLDIIPLKNIRELYEHLT encoded by the coding sequence CAAAAAAAGTTGTCTTTGTTTGTGATGCCTGTGGGTATGAGACCTTCAAGTGGATGGGAAAGTGCCCCAAGTGCGGGGGCTGGGATACGATCCGGGAATACAAGGTTGACAAGGCAATTGAATCACAGGCAAAGAGAAGCCCGGTCATCGTCAGCGACGATGAGATTGCCGAAGAGAGGGTAATCCTCGGCATAGATGAGATGGACAGGGTCCTGGGAGGAGGTCTGACGGTCGGCTCATCGATACTCCTCGGAGGAGATCCCGGGATAGGTAAAACCACCTTATGTTTTGAGATAGCGGCACGGATGGTCGAGCTCGGTCTTAATGTCCTTTATGTCTCCGGTGAAGAATCATTGAAGCAACTGGCATCACGGAGGAAACGGTTAAACCTCGGCGGCAATTTTCCGATCCTCGCCACGAACCAGCTTGACGACATCATTGAGGCCGTGTCGGGAACAGCATACCATCTCGTTATTATCGACTCGATCCAGTCGACCTATAATAGCAGCCTGCCGATGCTCCCGGGGAATGTGAGCCAGATAAAGGATGTCTCTTCGAAATTGACAATGGCGATGAAATCCATGGATACAACCCTCATCTTCATCGGCCACGTAACAAAGGAGGGCGCTATTGCCGGCCCTAAGATCCTCGAGCATATGGTAGACACGGTGCTTTATTTTGAAGGCGACAAGATGCTTCCCTACAGGATGTTGCGGGCTATGAAGAACAGGTATGGGCCCGTCGACGAGGTTGGAATATTCCAGATGAAAAAAGAGGGACTCATAAGCGTAGAGAACCCGTCGCAGTTTTTTGTTTCCGAGAGAGGGGACATCGGCTCAGGCAGCACCCTGTTCCCTTACATTACCGGATCAAGGCCTATCATCCTGGAAGTACAGGCTGTGACACCCAAAACTAACTTCTCAATCCCCAAGCGGTTATCCCTCGGATATGATGTTAATCGTCTTTTTATTCTCATAGCCGTCATCGAAAAGGCCATCGGGAAACCATTTTTTGACAGGGATGTCTACGTGAATGTCACCGGCGGTATGAAGGTCAATGAACCGGCAGTAGACCTCTCTGTGGCCGCGTCCATCCTTTCAAGTTTTAAAGATGTTGCCATTGGCCAGGATACGGCCCTGTTCGGGGAAGTAGGTCTCACGGGAGAGATCCGCAAGATCGTCTATATGGATATGAGGATCAGGGAGTGCGAGCGTCTCGGGATCAAAAGGGTCTTCTGCCCGAAGGGCGTTGAAAAGGTCTCAGGGCTTGATATCATACCGCTCAAGAACATCCGGGAGCTATACGAACACTTAACGTAG